In a single window of the Drosophila albomicans strain 15112-1751.03 chromosome 3, ASM965048v2, whole genome shotgun sequence genome:
- the LOC117568800 gene encoding glucose-6-phosphate isomerase, with translation MAGTLPPLNQEAIFKKIQEYYNAHNQELVIKNLFSADPKRFSKFSLRLATPNDGEILLDYSKNRINDDVWPLLLELAKTRRVEAAREAMFSGQHINITENRAVLHTALRNRSADAVVLDGHDVMQDVRAELAHMKEFTNKVISGVWRGCTGKQITDVVNIGIGGSDLGPLMVTEALKPYGKGLRSHFVSNIDGTHMAEVLKKVSYETTLFIIASKTFTTQETITNATSAKSWLLEHTKDDDAVAKHFVALSTNKEKVTGFGIDSANMFGFWDWVGGRYSLWSAIGLSICLSIGFENFEQLLDGAHFMDNHFKSAPLDKNAPVILALLGIWYSNFYNAETTALLPYDQYMHRFAAYFQQGDMESNGKFVSKSGKNVAYSTGPIVWGEPGTNGQHAFYQLIHQGTRLIPCDFIAPAQTHNPISGGKHHKILLSNFLAQTEALMMGKTAEQAREELTKAGVCGNELENLLPHKVFVGNRPTNSIVVKKVSPFTLGALIALYEHKIFVQGIIWDINSFDQWGVELGKQLAKAIEPELDHCEEVTGHDSSTNGLISFIKANWK, from the exons ATGGCTGGTACATTGCCCCCTCTCAACCAAGAGGCTATCTTCAAGAAGATACAGGAATATTACAATGCTCACAACCAAGAGCTAGTCATTAAGAATTTGTTCAGTGCTGATCCCAAGCGGTTTTCCAAATTCAG CTTGCGACTGGCGACGCCCAATGATGGTGAAATTCTTTTGGATTACTCGAAGAATCGCATCAACGACGATGTTTGGCCGTTGCTCTTGGAACTGGCAAAAACACGACGCGTTGAGGCCGCTCGTGAAGCCATGTTCTCTGGCCAGCACATCAACATCACGGAGAATCGTGCTGTCCTTCATACCGCATTGCGTAATCGTAGTGCTGATGCCGTTGTTCTCGATGGGCACGACGTGATGCAAGATGTGCGTGCTGAGCTGGCTCATATGAAAGAGTTTACCAACAAGGTGATCTCAGGTGTTTGGCGTGGTTGCACTGGCAAACAGATCACTGATGTAGTTAACATTGGCATTGGTGGCTCTGATCTGGGACCCCTGATGGTCACCGAAGCCCTCAAGCCATACGGCAAGGGATTACGCTCACATTTCGTGTCTAATATCGATGGCACCCACATGGCTGAAGTGCTGAAGAAGGTCAGCTATGAGACCACGTTGTTCATCATTGCCTCGAAGACATTTACCACTCAGGAGACCATCACGAACGCCACATCGGCCAAGTCTTGGCTGCTGGAACACACAAAGGAT GATGATGCAGTGGCCAAGCACTTTGTGGCTCTATCCACCAACAAGGAGAAGGTAACCGGTTTTGGCATCGACAGTGCCAATATGTTTGGATTCTGGGATTGGGTTGGTGGACGCTACTCCTTATGGTCAGCCATTGGTCTATCAATTTGCCTGTCGATCGGATTCGAGAACTTTGAACAACTGCTCGATGGCGCCCATTTCATGGATAATCATTTCAAATCGGCTCCTTTGGATAAAAAT gCGCCTGTTATTCTCGCCTTGCTAGGCATTTGGTATTCGAATTTCTACAATGCCGAGACGACCGCTTTGCTGCCATACGATCAGTATATGCATCGTTTTGCGGCGTATTTCCAGCAGGGCGACATGGAGAGCAATGGGAAATTTGTCAGCAAATCTGGCAAGAATGTTGCTTATAGCACTGGACCAATTGTTTGGGGCGAACCTGGCACAAATGGCCAACACGCTTTCTACCAACTCATCCATCAGGGTACACGTCTAATTCCATGCGATTTCATTGCGCCAGCGCAGACCCATAATCCAATTTCCGGTGGCAAGCATCACAAGATCTTGCTTTCAAATTTCCTGGCTCAAACCGAAGCATTGATGATGGGCAAGACCGCCGAGCAAGCACGGGAGGAGCTCACCAAGGCTGGTGTGTGTGGCAATGAGTTGGAGAATTTGCTGCCGCATAAGGTGTTTGTTGGCAACCGCCCCACAAACTCAATTGTTGTTAAGAAAGTGTCACCATTCACATTGGGAGCGTTGATTG CACTCTAtgagcacaaaatatttgtacagGGAATCATTTGGGACATCAACTCGTTCGATCAATGGGGCGTTGAACTCGGCAAGCAGCTGGCCAAGGCCATTGAGCCAGAACTTGATCATTGCGAAGAAGTCACCGGACACGATAGCTCGACTAATGGGCTTATTAGTTTCATTAAAGCAAATTGGAAGTAA
- the LOC117568801 gene encoding T-complex protein 1 subunit theta yields MALSVPKAPGVSQMLKDGARMYSGLEEAVYRNISACKEFAQTLRSAYGPNGMNKMIINHIEKQFVTSDAGTIMRELDVEHPAAKLIVMASQMQDAEVGDGTNFVVVFAGALLEAAEELLRLGITTAEIADGYEKALNKALEILPHLVCHKVEDYRDVSKVKEVLRTAIMSKQYGQEDFLNDLVSKACVSILPDEGTFNVDNIRICKILGSGLAKSEVVRGMVFKRFVEGDITFAEKAKVVIFSCPVDIIQTETKGTVLIKSADELLNFSSGEESLLEAQIKAIADTGVKVVVAGGKVGDMALHYLNKYNLMAVRLNSKFDLRRLSRAVNATVLPRITTPSQEELGYCDKVCIEELGDTTIVAFRNEGKDSRIATIVIRGATDNFMDDIERALDDAVNNFKCLTRDGRYLPGAGATEIELATQLAAYADTLPGLDQYAVRKFANALEVFPKALAENTGTNATEIVNQLYLAHNGEKGKNIGYDIEAETAATVDAVEAKIFDLYQAKFWGLKYAVGAAATILKVDQIIMAKRAGGPKPRQAAGSDDES; encoded by the exons ATGGCTTTATCTGTACCAAAAGCACCCGGAGTGTCGCAAATGCTCAAGGATGGTGCCCGT ATGTATAGCGGGCTAGAGGAGGCAGTCTATCGCAATATCAGCGCCTGTAAGGAGTTTGCACAGACATTGCGTTCGGCCTATGGACCAAATGGCATGAACAAAATGATCATCAATCACATTGAGAAGCAATTCGTCACAAGCGATGCTGGCACCATCATGCGCGAGCTAGATGTGGAGCACCCGGCTGCCAAGCTCATTGTGATGGCCAGTCAAATGCAGGACGCTGAGGTCGGTGATGGCACCAatttcgtcgtcgtctttgCCGGTGCTCTGCTGGAGGCTGCCGAGGAGCTGTTACGTCTGGGCATCACAACCGCCGAGATTGCCGATGGATATGAGAAGGCGTTGAACAAGGCTTTGGAAATATTGCCCCACCTGGTGTGCCACAAAGTCGAAGATTATCGCGATGTTTCCAAGGTGAAGGAAGTGCTGCGCACTGCCATCATGTCTAAGCAATATGGCCAGGAAGATTTCCTCAACGATCTGGTGAGCAAAGCCTGCGTCTCCATTTTGCCCGATGAGGGCACTTTTAATGTGGACAACATTCGCATCTGCAAGATCCTTGGCAGCGGTCTGGCCAAGTCCGAGGTGGTGCGTGGCATGGTATTCAAGCGTTTTGTCGAGGGCGATATCACCTTTGCGGAAAAGGCGAAGGTGGTTATCTTCTCGTGTCCCGTTGACATTATTCAGACGGAAACTAAGGGCACAGTGCTGATCAAGTCGGCGGATGAGCTCTTGAATTTCTCGTCGGGTGAGGAGAGTTTGCTGGAGGCACAAATCAAGGCGATTGCCGATACTGGCGTTAAGGTTGTCGTTGCAGGCGGCAAAGTGGGTGACATGGCGCTGCATTATTTGAACAAATACAATCTGATGGCAGTACGTCTTAATTCCAAATTCGATTTGCGTCGCTTGAGTCGCGCCGTCAATGCCACAGTGCTTCCCCGCATTACGACGCCCAGCCAGGAGGAGTTGGGTTATTGCGACAAAGTCTGCATCGAGGAACTGGGTGATACCACAATTGTGGCCTTCAG AAATGAAGGCAAGGACTCGCGCATTGCCACTATTGTTATTCGAGGCGCCACAGACAACTTTATGGATGACATTGAGCGCGCCCTGGATGATGCCGTTAATAACTTTAAGTGTCTAACTCGCGATGGTCGTTATTTGCCCGGTGCTGGAGCTACTGAAATAGAGTTGGCCACACAACTGGCTGCTTATGCTGACACATTGCCCGGCTTGGATCAGTATGCGGTGCGCAAGTTTGCCAATGCTCTGGAAGTGTTCCCCAAGGCGCTGGCCGAAAATACTGGCACCAATGCCACTGAGATTGTCAACCAATTGTATTTGGCCCACAACGGCGAGAAGGGCAAAAATATTGGATATGACATAGAGGCAGAGACAGCGGCAACAGTCGATGCGGTGGAAGCGAAAATCTTTGATCTGTATCAAGCCAAATTCTGGGGTCTCAAATATGCTGTTGGTGCAGCTGCAACCATTCTGAAAGTGGATCAGATTATCATGGCTAAGCGTGCTGGCGGTCCAAAGCCACGACAGGCTGCAGGCAGTGATGATGAAAGTTAA
- the LOC117568795 gene encoding protein lines, with the protein MDTTGGNSASSSSSNNSCSSSSSSSTTSNSNGNTRIADGCPCSTAAGIHHNEQPQTKRQKIDKQIRLVGAKAPPDILDVTDVMDANGNNKNHHLCSSLSSSCSTHSLSSSTNNSPTTTPCNSRAASYAQLLVNNILPQQSSEAITLVQDEVDRATQLSELLIATSSGGPAIVTGCASSSTALASTTTTAMESSTKSLAAVDDMLEFEQSLTRQCLCGVSERTLRKPFQSHYSHDTNGQKRIAYLREWPTNKLLQFLSNLQLLFDIYLKQNAKGFICTRIMDVCDALIRNDHKLIDEIIVLAGYNNSYVQFLAGRVLAAFLVIAKQELNDEWLQKIVDQLFNYELLDKTAVQKIHFSLDIIKRIVEWKDVELHPLDDDYAAAANSVPGSADASVNYMHFPVQDQPLANNYFALQFRDTIEPDAGDADADVDVDVDVEERRQFNEMSDLYENNSSTASNTTANYVPPNGCNVVALTDSESFDTTHLKCVTIQKLEHKWPTLVKNMSELMAPNHQDAAEHCVLNFLQLWENIISVKANLSIDETRPFYAQLDKFELLLNQNLSCTVYKQMLCLFNEALCYGSTLALQDMLPEETCKLAHQIVCHVRNPRILESLPRRQPENIVGLIGYNGATVQYVNGSLRTSIQDKDDATSGEAALDLVEMDKTLLQKMVLLVLKSIAVTVKEIRSDSSDSSIDSTDYDAFQDILVIELSIRDVLSKLETFIKQTLQFHPECHFSKILIHLFDDQDDHLIEAMVCTLDVTSGISFRNNAFPQLVAMLNPVYTFLEFLKMTSNSSDLLLDLLVSNETCFLLYLLRLLKYIRMNWTMFVHSCHTFGMGNAMLDEAMGVLIRLRLQISRLVSRQLYPYDISPVLRLLESCESLYEGNELS; encoded by the coding sequence ATGGACACAACTGGTGGCAACAGTgcttccagcagcagcagcaacaacagttgcagttCTAGCTCCAGCTCAAGCaccacaagcaacagcaatggcaacacgCGCATTGCCGATGGCTGCCCGTGCTCCACAGCAGCTGGGATTCATCACAACGAACAGCCACAAACGAAGAGGCAAAAGATCGATAAACAAATACGTTTAGTAGGCGCCAAAGCACCTCCTGACATACTGGATGTGACCGATGTGATGGACGCGAATGGCAACAATAAGAACCATCATTTGTGCTCGTCGCTGTCCTCGTCCTGTTCCACACACTCGCTGTCCAGCAGTACCAACAATTCGCCCACAACTACACCCTGTAATTCGCGCGCCGCTTCCTATGCCCAACTTTTAGTCAACAATATCTTGCCACAACAAAGCAGTGAAGCAATCACGCTTGTCCAGGATGAGGTGGATCGTGCGACGCAGCTGTCTGAACTGTTGATTGCCACCAGCAGTGGTGGACCTGCCATCGTCACCGGCTGCGCATCTTCGTCAACCGCATTGGCCagcacaacgacaacggcaatgGAATCGTCAACAAAAAGCCTAGCAGCCGTCGATGACATGCTGGAGTTTGAGCAGTCGCTGACACGACAATGTCTTTGTGGTGTCTCGGAACGTACGCTGCGGAAACCCTTTCAATCGCACTATTCCCACGATACAAATGGCCAGAAGCGCATAGCTTATCTGCGCGAATGGCCCACCAACAAATTGCTGCAGTTCCTCTCCAATCTGCAGCTGCTCTTCGATATATATTTGAAGCAGAATGCCAAGGGCTTCATATGTACCCGCATTATGGATGTGTGTGATGCATTGATACGCAACGATCATAAATTGATCGATGAGATTATTGTTTTGGCTGGCTATAACAATTCGTATGTGCAATTTCTGGCGGGACGTGTGCTAGCCGCATTTCTGGTGATTGCAAAGCAGGAGCTCAACGATGAGTGGTTACAGAAGATTGTCGATCAGCTGTTTAACTACGAATTGCTAGATAAAACCGCCGTTCAGAAGATTCACTTTAGTTTAGACATTATCAAACGGATTGTGGAATGGAAAGACGTTGAACTGCATCCGCTAGACGATGATTatgcggcagcagcaaactcTGTTCCAGGCTCCGCAGATGCTTCCGTTAACTATATGCATTTCCCTGTGCAGGATCAACCATTGGCCAACAACTATTTCGCGTTGCAATTTCGCGATACGATTGAGCCAGACGCGGGAGATGCAGATGCGGATGTAGACGTGGATGTTGATGTGGAGGAAAGGCGGCAGTTCAACGAGATGAGCGATCTGTATGAGAATAACAGTTCAACGGCCAGCAATACGACCGCTAATTATGTTCCACCAAATGGTTGTAATGTTGTCGCTTTGACCGATTCCGAGAGTTTTGATACAACACATCTGAAGTGCGTGACCATCCAGAAGTTGGAACACAAATGGCCAACGCTGGTCAAGAACATGTCCGAGCTAATGGCGCCCAATCATCAAGATGCCGCCGAGCATTGTGTGCTCAACTTTCTGCAGCTTTGGGAGAACATCATATCGGTCAAGGCGAATCTCTCCATAGACGAGACGCGGCCTTTCTATGCTCAACTAGATAAGTTCGAGCTATTACTCAACCAAAATTTGTCGTGCACCGTCTACAAGCAAATGCTGTGTCTGTTCAATGAGGCGCTGTGCTATGGCTCCACACTGGCGCTGCAGGACATGCTGCCGGAGGAGACGTGCAAGTTGGCGCATCAGATTGTCTGTCATGTGCGCAATCCGCGCATACTCGAATCCTTGCCACGTCGTCAGCCTGAAAACATTGTTGGACTTATAGGTTACAATGGTGCAACTGTTCAATATGTTAATGGATCGCTTCGCACCTCGATTCAGGACAAGGACGATGCGACGAGCGGTGAGGCAGCATTAGACCTGGTCGAAATGGATAAGACGTTGCTACAAAAAATGGTGCTCTTGGTGCTCAAGTCGATAGCTGTCACTGTTAAGGAGATTCGCAGTGATTCATCTGATTCATCGATCGACTCCACAGATTACGATGCATTCCAGGACATATTGGTCATCGAACTTTCCATACGGGACGTGCTCAGCAAATTGGAAACGTTTATCAAGCAGACCCTGCAATTTCATCCGGAATGCcattttagtaaaatattaattcatcTGTTTGATGATCAGGATGACCATTTGATCGAGGCGATGGTTTGCACCCTGGACGTCACATCGGGCATTTCATTTCGCAACAATGCGTTCCCACAGCTGGTTGCCATGCTGAATCCTGTATATACATTTCTTGAATTCCTCAAAATGACATCGAATAGCTCTGATCTGCTGCTTGATCTGTTGGTCAGCAACGAGACGTGCTTCCTGCTCTATTTACTGCGTCTACTCAAATACATACGAATGAACTGGACAATGTTTGTGCACAGCTGTCACACCTTTGGCATGGGCAACGCCATGCTGGACGAGGCCATGGGCGTGCTCATTCGCCTGCGCTTGCAAATATCCAGATTGGTGTCGCGGCAATTGTATCCATACGACATCTCGCCGGTGCTGCGACTATTGGAGAGCTGCGAGAGCCTCTACGAGGGCAATGAGCTTAGTTAA
- the LOC117568797 gene encoding WD repeat-containing protein 43 — MSVAKKHVLGFSPNGGKFFALVDENGILRVWDTEHNTLKQEFTPNLQESGGCKALTWVTVAASRPKKIRKSLPPGTLIPEKLYIALGTTKGLVVLYSLASGNIERTLGDDSHNGPITSIAYDNNGHLYTVGTDCRALVWSLAEERRIGEWSVGPEKPLNITYLPKSRTLAIASRQIKIYDVDTKELVETCTGHSGEVNSIASFTYQNNVEYVLTTAKMERIISFWKVNKKGRNKASTCTLLMEDVAHSLACEVRDDGQLRVASVTRNGNIHIYLLNVESLSSEKYIKPKVTLQIASDGADTVEPILAVAAHFVYDEQRAHEILFGYGTRSLVTFEKYTPNYSEKLNVIVRTDPKKLYAKKKRSDQSGTQEALKTKIPIVSKTEVEYNSALPISKKKVQNDVPMEARLESLTIEASKLPDGKLQSQSKTQLLMQALHSQDQTMLKAVLDAKDRETIKLTLERLPLEYISPLLNELSTMLQGKAVNVRCALLWLKSLVMTRMSVLMSEDKEELRDKLGICLGIAEHRLHCITEAIQVSGRVQLVINHMKLNANNHLNEDGVLIVDDDQDELNASQITDKNWSDVEDEDINTNLVLDDDDDDNDEDEQMEADDDVAADVEDLAMTQDSSEDDENESDTDASAG; from the exons ATGTCGGTGGCCAAGAAGCACGTGTTGGGATTCTCACCGAACGGTGGCAAGTTCTTTGCCTTGGTTGATGAGAATGGCATACTACGCGTATGGGACACTGAGCACAATACATTGAAGCAGGAATTCACGCCGAATCTGCAAGAATCTGGTGGCTGTAAGGCGCTCACGTGGGTTACGGTTGCCGCGTCGCGTCCCAAGAAGATTCGCAAATCGTTGCCACCTGGAACACTAATTCCAGAAAAGCTGTACATAGCTCTTGGAACGACAAAGGGCTTGGTTGTGCTCTACTCATTGGCCTCAGGAAAC ATTGAACGCACTCTTGGTGATGATAGCCACAATGGACCTATTACGTCCATAGCCTATGACAACAATGGACATTTGTACACGGTGGGTACCGATTGTCGGGCTCTAGTTTGGTCACTAGCAGAGGAGCGCCGCATTGGCGAGTGGTCAGTGGGGCCAGAGAAGCCTTTAAATATCACATATTTGCCCAAAAGCCGCACCCTAGCGATTGCCTCGCGTCAAATCAAGATCTATGATGTGGACACCAAAGAGCTGGTGGAAACGTGCACAGGACACTCGGGTGAAGTTAATTCCATTGCCAGTTTTACATACCAGAATAATGTAGAGTACGTGCTGACCACGGCCAAAATGGAGCGTATTATCTCGTTCTGGAAGGTGAACAAGAAGGGACGCAATAAGGCATCCACCTGCACCCTGCTAATGGAAGATGTGGCCCACAGTTTGGCTTGCGAGGTGCGCGACGATGGACAGTTGCGTGTGGCAAGCGTTACACGCAATGGCAACATTCACATCTACCTGTTGAATGTGGAGAG TTTGTCGTCTGAGAAGTATATTAAGCCCAAGGTAACGCTACAAATTGCTTCGGATGGAGCGGATACTGTAGAGCCAATCCTCGCAGTCGCTGCTCACTTTGTCTACGATGAGCAGCGTGCTCACGAGATACTCTTTGGCTATGGCACGCGCAGTCTGGTGACATTCGAAAAATACACGCCCAACTACAGCGAAAAACTCAATGTGATTGTTCGAACGGATCCAAAGAAGTTGTACGCGAAGAAGAAGCGTAGCGATCAGAGTGGCACACAGGAAGCACTCAAAACCAAAATACCTATTGTTAGCAAAACGGAGGTGGAGTACAATAGTGCATTGCCCATTTCAAAGAAAAAAGTGCAGAACGATGTGCCCATGGAGGCCCGTTTAGAGAGCTTGACCATTGAGGCAAGCAAGCTGCCTGATGGCAAActgcaaagccaaagcaagaCGCAACTTTTGATGCAGGCATTGCACAGTCAGGATCAAAC CATGTTGAAAGCGGTCTTGGACGCCAAGGATCGGGAGACCATTAAGTTAACTTTAGAACGCTTGCCACTTGAGTACATAAGTCCTTTATTGAATGAGCTGTCCACAATGCTGCAGGGCAAGGCCGTCAA TGTTCGCTGTGCCTTGCTCTGGCTAAAATCGCTGGTTATGACACGCATGAGTGTTCTAATGTCCGAAGACAAAGAGGAATTGCGCGACAAGCTGGGAATCTGTCTGGGAATTGCAGAACATCGTTTGCATTGCATTACAGAGGCAATACA AGTGTCGGGTCGGGTTCAACTTGTCATAAATCACATGAAACTCAACGCAAACAATCACTTGAATGAAGACGGCGTATTAATTGTTGATGACGATCAAG ATGAGCTAAATGCATCCCAGATTACTGATAAAAACTGGAGTGATGTCGAGGATGAAGATATTAACACAAATCTCGTTTtggacgatgatgatgatgacaacgaTGAAGACGAACAAATGGAAGCCGATGATGATGTAGCAGCCGATGTTGAGGATCTGGCAATGACACAAGATTCATCGGAAGACGACGAAAATGAGTCGGACACAGATGCATCTGCTGGTTAA
- the LOC117568806 gene encoding uncharacterized protein LOC117568806: MEKTDDIVSSPSIDPNDRSSTELEKDDSEILLIQPFNVIPIPDSEFLHESIANCNKPICDDADLECILNMVNGTICEARAVIQSDPRGLFCYKCPKEYSHLGSKKSRHTFESPLERSEYSEASETIRHWLTIGDFEYSNMIPLVRDFIAKWQLSPETKCVVLTNTKRHDVPLKGSIYFIDAHFSRPTPRCPNPLAVAKVRFIVTVSSVLRDHYPVMVTYRFEGYRTLYYALGCRAINSRTFQRFYIDTILHTKLSFFAEICESRHGTIAAPKAMPNPKSMQ, encoded by the coding sequence ATGGAGAAGACTGACGACATAGTTTCTTCGCCATCGATTGATCCTAATGACCGGTCCTCAACTGAATTGGAAAAGGATGATTCTGAAATACTTCTCATTCAACCATTCAACGTAATTCCTATTCCAGATTCAGAGTTTCTGCATGAATCCATAGCAAACTGCAATAAGCCAATTTGCGATGATGCTGATCTCGAATGCATCCTAAACATGGTCAATGGCACCATTTGCGAGGCTCGGGCCGTTATACAATCCGATCCTCGTGGATTATTTTGCTACAAGTGCCCGAAAGAATATAGCCATCTTGGCAGTAAAAAATCGCGGCACACTTTTGAATCGCCTTTAGAAAGAAGTGAATACTCTGAAGCAAGCGAAACCATACGCCATTGGCTGACAATTGGTGATTTTGAGTATAGTAACATGATTCCATTGGTTCGTGATTTTATAGCCAAGTGGCAACTATCGCCGGAAACCAAATGTGTCGTCCTCACCAATACCAAACGTCATGATGTGCCCCTCAAGGGATCCATCTACTTTATCGATGCTCACTTCTCGCGACCCACGCCACGTTGTCCTAATCCGTTGGCCGTTGCCAAGGTGCGATTTATTGTCACCGTCTCAAGTGTGCTGCGAGACCATTATCCCGTCATGGTTACCTATCGGTTTGAAGGCTATCGGACATTATATTATGCGCTGGGCTGTCGTGCGATTAACTCAAGGACATTTCAGCGGTTTTACATTGATACAATTCTGCACACTAAATTGAGTTTCTTTGCGGAAATCTGCGAGAGTCGTCACGGCACTATAGCTGCACCCAAGGCTATGCCCAATCCTAAGTCTATGCAATAA
- the LOC117568805 gene encoding uncharacterized protein LOC117568805, which translates to MQTESENKTWSDDKLKVRDGKLRRPSNNHHVVPLGILVVLSTIYLMIAGLQINYVYYFKSGVDAVEISKQNDSQEPYVFPPEERNFEEPPLCRKLEIFSIQEQTSRRSYKRQKLKILKNGNGLATGSRPSKTLAAHRKRDIAKKSNTAEPIIYLFALVFIYLLLKAASDINQHYKSSKGDKRLRRCSLQSYAQKDQRSAHLDRRASKVAPLQSRQHIFSEVRSVSLDRCKQENGTSHKIRKQISIGDQSRTYQAPNKYPTELQRGRRLSVPISINYQTINMSPIVHPELARRGSVISLGSLADINTSIPGTISTSTPDAKRRVRMINRH; encoded by the exons atgcaaacgGAATCGGAGAACAAAACTTGGAGTGATGATAAGCTCAAGGTTCGGGATGGAAAACTAAGAAGACCAAGCAACAATCATCATGTGGTCCCTCTGGGCATTCTTGTTGTGCTTTCTACCATATATCTAATGATCGCTGGACTCCAGATTAACTATGTATACTACTTCAAATCTGGCGTTGATGCCGTCGAAATTTCCAAGCAAAATGATTCGCAAGAACCATATGTTTTTCCACCCGAGGAAAGGAATTTTGAAGAGCCGCCGTTGTGCCGAAAACTTGAAATATTCTCAATCCAAGAACAGACTTCTCGTCGCTCGTATAAGaggcaaaaattaaaaattttaaaaaatgggAATGGTCTTGCGACTGGTTCAAGGCCAAGCAAAACTTTGGCGGCACACAGAAAGAGGGATATTGCCAAAAAGTCAAATACTGCAGAACCGattatctatttatttgctttagtatttatttatctctTGCTAAAAGCCGCATCTGACATCAATCAGCATTACAAATCG AGCAAGGGGGATAAGAGATTGCGTCGTTGTTCCCTGCAATCCTATGCACAGAAAGACCAGAGAAGCGCTCACTTGGACCGGCGGGCATCTAAAG TTGCTCCGCTGCAAAGTAGACAGCACATTTTTTCAGAAGTCCGCTCGGTATCTCTGGATCGGTGTAAACAAGAAAATGGTACATCGCACAAGATACGAAAGCAGATATCAATTGGTGATCAATCGAGGACTTATCAAGCGCCAAACAAATATCCTACTG AGTTGCAAAGAGGTCGCCGCTTATCGGTTCCAATCAGCATTAACTATCAGACCATAAACATGTCGCCAATTGTCCATCCCGAGCTTGCCCGTCGCGGCTCCGTGATAAGTCTTGGCAGTCTTGCAGACATAAACACATCGATACCGGGCACGATTTCGACCTCAACGCCAGATGCCAAGCGACGAGTTCGCATGATAAACCGTCATTAA